The Myxococcota bacterium genome has a segment encoding these proteins:
- the speA gene encoding biosynthetic arginine decarboxylase has product MASWTVQESRELYGLSYWGDEYFGVNDAGHVVVKPRGGDGPGIDLLSLVGDLQRRGLRTPLLIRFSDILASRIASIGGAFQYAIDEYEYKGRWRGVYPIKVNQQRHVVEEIVEHGAAFGVGLEAGSKPELLVALAVLETPGATIVCNGYKDRAYLETALLAQRLGRRPIIVIDRFRELELLIKTSKELGIRPHIGVRAKMWTRGAGKWIESTGSRSKFGLSPAELVAAVERLRGEDMLDCLELLHCHIGSQITAIRAHKEAVREISRIYVGLREIGAGLTTIDVGGGLGVDYDGSQSDDLSSMNYSIQEYANDVVATIQDACEEAGQPHPDIITESGRAMVAHHSVLVFDVLGVHEMTKSGLEGPVDENDEKVLVDLAEVRDGAIDEDNVYEAYHDAQELRDQAASLFSLGYLDLTARARAERLYFQCCERILAVARGLEEPSEELDSLERELADTYYGNFSVFQSAPDHWAVDQLFPVMPIHRLDEEPNRRGVFADLTCDSDGKIDRFIGNDGVRAQLPLHGWNGEPYYVGVFLVGAYQEILGDLHNLFGDTDAVHVRVEDDGRYAIEHEVEGDEVSEVLHYVQYDRHALIEKVRRTIERALRDGDIGLEDSARLRKRYEQGLTEYTYLSRDDD; this is encoded by the coding sequence ATGGCCAGCTGGACCGTCCAGGAGAGCCGCGAGCTCTACGGGTTGAGCTACTGGGGCGACGAGTACTTCGGCGTGAACGACGCGGGGCACGTCGTCGTGAAGCCGCGCGGGGGCGACGGGCCGGGGATCGACCTGCTCTCGCTCGTCGGCGACCTGCAGCGACGCGGGCTTCGGACGCCGCTATTGATCCGCTTCTCCGACATCCTCGCGAGCCGCATCGCGAGCATCGGCGGCGCGTTCCAGTACGCGATCGACGAGTACGAGTACAAGGGGCGCTGGCGCGGCGTCTACCCGATCAAGGTGAACCAGCAGCGCCACGTGGTCGAGGAGATCGTCGAGCACGGCGCCGCGTTCGGCGTCGGCCTCGAGGCGGGCAGCAAGCCCGAGCTGCTCGTCGCACTCGCCGTGCTCGAGACGCCGGGCGCGACCATCGTCTGCAACGGCTACAAGGACCGCGCCTATCTCGAGACCGCGCTGCTCGCCCAGCGCCTCGGCCGGCGCCCGATCATCGTGATCGACCGCTTCCGCGAGCTCGAGCTGCTGATCAAGACGTCCAAGGAGCTGGGCATCCGCCCGCACATCGGCGTGCGCGCCAAGATGTGGACGCGCGGCGCCGGCAAGTGGATCGAGAGCACGGGCAGCCGCAGCAAGTTCGGGCTCTCGCCGGCCGAGCTCGTCGCGGCCGTCGAGCGCCTGCGCGGCGAGGACATGCTCGACTGCCTCGAGCTCCTGCACTGCCACATCGGATCGCAGATCACGGCCATCCGGGCGCACAAGGAGGCGGTGCGCGAGATCAGCCGCATCTACGTCGGCCTGCGCGAGATCGGCGCCGGGCTCACGACGATCGACGTCGGCGGCGGCCTCGGCGTCGACTACGACGGCTCGCAGAGCGACGACCTGTCGTCGATGAACTACTCGATCCAGGAGTACGCGAACGACGTCGTCGCGACCATCCAGGACGCGTGCGAGGAGGCCGGACAGCCGCATCCGGACATCATCACGGAATCGGGCCGCGCGATGGTGGCGCACCACTCGGTCCTGGTGTTCGACGTGCTCGGCGTGCACGAGATGACGAAGAGCGGCCTCGAGGGGCCGGTCGACGAGAACGACGAGAAGGTGCTCGTCGACCTCGCCGAGGTGCGCGACGGCGCGATCGACGAGGACAACGTCTACGAGGCCTATCACGATGCGCAGGAGCTGCGCGACCAGGCGGCCTCGCTGTTCTCGCTCGGCTACCTCGACCTCACCGCGCGCGCGCGCGCCGAGCGTCTCTACTTCCAGTGCTGCGAGCGCATCCTCGCGGTCGCGCGCGGCCTCGAGGAGCCGTCGGAGGAGCTCGACAGCCTCGAGCGCGAGCTCGCCGACACCTACTACGGGAACTTCTCCGTCTTCCAGTCCGCGCCCGACCACTGGGCCGTCGACCAGCTCTTCCCGGTGATGCCGATCCACCGCCTCGACGAGGAGCCGAACCGGCGCGGCGTCTTCGCCGACCTCACCTGCGACAGCGACGGCAAGATCGACCGCTTCATCGGGAACGACGGCGTGCGCGCGCAGCTCCCGCTGCACGGCTGGAACGGCGAGCCGTACTACGTCGGCGTGTTCCTCGTCGGCGCCTACCAGGAGATCCTGGGCGACCTGCACAACCTGTTCGGCGACACCGACGCCGTGCACGTGCGCGTCGAGGACGACGGTCGCTACGCGATCGAGCACGAGGTCGAGGGCGACGAGGTGAGCGAGGTGCTGCACTACGTGCAGTACGACCGCCACGCGCTGATCGAGAAGGTGCGGCGCACCATCGAACGCGCGCTGCGCGACGGCGACATCGGCCTCGAGGACTCCGCGCGCCTGCGCAAGCGCTACGAGCAGGGACTCACCGAGTACACCTACCTGTCGCGCGACGACGACTGA
- a CDS encoding phage holin family protein has translation MGFAIRMAITAFGLWLAARWVPGIEIASGATLLFAALWLGVVNAVVRPVVVFLTLPLTILTLGLFVFAINAAMLGLVAWLLDGFRIASFGAALLGSLIVAITGWIGSGFVGPKGRYEVMIVRARRDGDEDAR, from the coding sequence ATGGGATTCGCGATCCGGATGGCGATCACGGCGTTCGGGCTGTGGCTCGCCGCGCGCTGGGTTCCCGGCATCGAGATCGCGAGCGGCGCGACGCTGCTCTTCGCCGCGCTCTGGCTCGGCGTCGTCAACGCCGTCGTGCGGCCGGTCGTCGTCTTCCTGACGCTGCCGCTCACGATCCTCACGCTCGGGCTGTTCGTGTTCGCGATCAACGCGGCGATGCTCGGGCTCGTCGCGTGGCTGCTCGACGGCTTCCGCATCGCGAGCTTCGGCGCCGCGCTGCTCGGCTCGCTGATCGTCGCGATCACGGGCTGGATCGGCTCGGGCTTCGTCGGGCCGAAGGGCCGCTACGAGGTGATGATCGTGCGCGCGCGGCGCGACGGGGACGAGGACGCTCGGTGA
- a CDS encoding PGPGW domain-containing protein, producing MSERPSPHGDDDAPIWTSPYRLLRRLVVAVLGLSVLAVGLALLVLPGPAFVVIPLGLGILAIEFEWARRWLRRTKAQYAELAAWAAGSGASDDARGAADGAGAQPKTRSSTSTPTGQ from the coding sequence GTGAGCGAGCGGCCGTCGCCGCACGGCGACGACGACGCGCCGATCTGGACGAGCCCGTACCGGCTGCTGCGCCGGCTCGTCGTCGCCGTGCTCGGCCTCTCGGTGCTCGCCGTCGGACTCGCGCTGCTCGTGCTGCCCGGCCCCGCGTTCGTCGTGATCCCGCTCGGCCTGGGCATCCTGGCGATCGAGTTCGAGTGGGCGCGGCGCTGGCTGCGCCGGACGAAGGCGCAGTACGCGGAGCTCGCCGCGTGGGCCGCGGGGTCGGGCGCGTCGGACGACGCGCGCGGCGCGGCCGACGGCGCCGGCGCTCAGCCGAAGACGCGCTCGTCGACGTCGACCCCGACCGGGCAGTGA
- a CDS encoding exodeoxyribonuclease III, which translates to MARRRIVSWNVNGLRACAKKGFGSWLSRARAEIVGVQEVRALEDEIPEDLRARRGWHCHFRAAERRGYSGVGLFARRAPDRVETELGDARFDVEGRLQIAHFGKLVVANAYFPKGSGKERDNSRVGYKLAFYAAVFERVQALRKSGRRVLVMGDFNTAHAEIDLARPKDNRKNSGFLPEERAELDRWVAAGWSDTFRALHPETEGAYTWWRQWGDARAKNVGWRIDYVFACPAAMEFVERAFILADVEGSDHCPVGVDVDERVFG; encoded by the coding sequence GTGGCGCGCCGACGCATCGTCTCCTGGAACGTGAACGGCCTGCGCGCGTGCGCGAAGAAGGGCTTCGGCAGCTGGCTCTCCCGCGCGCGCGCCGAGATCGTGGGCGTGCAGGAGGTGCGCGCGCTCGAGGACGAGATCCCGGAAGACCTGCGCGCGCGCCGCGGCTGGCACTGCCACTTCCGGGCGGCCGAGCGCCGAGGCTATTCGGGCGTCGGCCTGTTCGCGCGGCGCGCACCCGACCGCGTCGAGACGGAGCTCGGCGACGCGCGCTTCGACGTCGAGGGCCGCCTCCAGATCGCGCACTTCGGGAAGCTCGTCGTCGCCAACGCGTACTTTCCGAAGGGCAGCGGCAAGGAGCGCGACAACAGCCGCGTCGGCTACAAGCTCGCGTTCTACGCCGCCGTCTTCGAGCGCGTGCAGGCGCTGCGGAAGTCCGGCCGGCGCGTGCTCGTGATGGGCGACTTCAACACCGCGCACGCCGAGATCGACCTCGCGCGCCCGAAGGACAACCGCAAGAACAGCGGCTTCCTGCCCGAGGAGCGCGCCGAGCTCGACCGCTGGGTGGCGGCGGGGTGGAGCGACACGTTCCGCGCGCTCCACCCGGAGACGGAGGGCGCCTACACCTGGTGGCGGCAGTGGGGCGACGCGCGCGCCAAGAACGTCGGCTGGCGCATCGACTACGTGTTCGCGTGTCCGGCCGCGATGGAGTTCGTCGAGCGCGCGTTCATCCTCGCGGACGTCGAGGGCTCGGATCACTGCCCGGTCGGGGTCGACGTCGACGAGCGCGTCTTCGGCTGA
- a CDS encoding universal stress protein, with product MLGPGELRDVVVAIELAPGADGADPAPTAGSRLALTAAGRLAGVAGARVRVVHVARGDALALEVCERALGVAAAALAADGLEASTDLAIGSARERLAALVGDADLLVLGRNDHRSHAPGALRRVGSVANAALRDARPHVWLASAEADHWPPRHLVAALDDDDDHVLDAALSLAARWRAGLAVVRVLTRTPSLQLAGELDAHRNERRAALRAQVAAAAARVAPGLDAEAIDVRAGYDTPEHGIAAVAEQTVADVCVLGVTPRRGLARWVVGTTAERMLDDVRGAILVVREPVRAAGA from the coding sequence ATGCTGGGACCGGGAGAGCTGCGGGACGTGGTGGTGGCGATCGAGCTCGCCCCCGGTGCGGACGGCGCCGACCCCGCGCCGACCGCGGGCAGCCGTCTCGCGCTGACTGCCGCCGGCCGGCTCGCGGGGGTGGCCGGTGCCCGCGTGCGCGTCGTGCACGTCGCGCGCGGCGACGCGCTCGCGCTCGAGGTCTGCGAGCGCGCGCTCGGCGTCGCTGCGGCCGCGCTCGCCGCGGACGGGCTCGAGGCGTCGACCGATCTCGCGATCGGGAGCGCGCGCGAGCGCCTGGCCGCGCTCGTCGGCGATGCCGACCTGCTCGTGCTCGGCCGCAACGATCACCGCTCGCACGCGCCGGGCGCGCTGCGTCGCGTGGGCAGCGTCGCGAACGCCGCGCTGCGCGACGCGCGCCCGCACGTGTGGCTGGCATCGGCCGAGGCCGACCACTGGCCGCCGCGCCACCTCGTCGCCGCGCTCGACGACGACGACGATCACGTGCTCGACGCCGCGCTCTCGCTGGCCGCGCGCTGGCGCGCGGGGCTCGCGGTCGTCCGCGTGCTGACGCGGACGCCGTCGCTGCAGCTCGCCGGCGAGCTCGACGCGCACCGGAACGAGCGGCGCGCGGCGCTGCGCGCGCAGGTCGCGGCGGCGGCGGCGCGGGTGGCTCCGGGGCTCGACGCGGAGGCGATCGACGTGCGCGCGGGCTACGACACGCCCGAGCACGGCATCGCGGCGGTCGCCGAGCAGACGGTCGCCGACGTCTGCGTGCTCGGCGTGACGCCGCGGCGCGGCCTCGCGCGCTGGGTCGTCGGGACGACCGCCGAGCGGATGCTCGACGACGTGCGCGGGGCGATCCTCGTGGTGCGCGAGCCGGTGCGCGCCGCGGGCGCGTGA
- a CDS encoding hemerythrin domain-containing protein: MKLDGQPARPTGAESASAREPSVGGVPGRDVGARHRMRYEELRISRQHDQLNALFGAVLSSLYRDAVHCAREAFVRFADALEAHLSLEDRLYFPALHGLRPDLTSKLATLCDEHDALRDRAVVIRMLLSSGERETSRERLDEFAELLADHEAREEELISHANTSLNDAPAATPANKPPAAAQ; this comes from the coding sequence ATGAAGCTCGACGGACAGCCCGCGCGCCCGACCGGTGCCGAGAGTGCGTCCGCCCGCGAGCCGTCCGTCGGCGGAGTGCCCGGCCGCGACGTCGGCGCCCGCCACCGCATGCGGTACGAGGAGCTTCGGATCTCGCGTCAGCACGACCAGCTGAACGCGCTCTTCGGCGCCGTCCTGAGCTCCCTCTACCGCGACGCCGTGCACTGCGCGCGCGAGGCGTTCGTCCGGTTCGCGGACGCGCTCGAGGCGCACCTCTCGCTCGAGGACCGCCTCTACTTCCCGGCGCTGCACGGCCTCCGCCCCGATCTCACGAGCAAGCTCGCGACGCTCTGCGACGAGCACGATGCGCTGCGCGACCGCGCGGTCGTCATCCGCATGCTGCTGTCGTCGGGCGAGCGCGAGACGTCGCGCGAACGCCTCGACGAGTTCGCCGAGCTGCTCGCCGACCACGAGGCGCGCGAGGAGGAGCTGATCTCGCACGCCAACACTTCGCTGAACGACGCGCCCGCGGCGACCCCGGCGAACAAGCCGCCGGCGGCTGCCCAATGA
- a CDS encoding ferritin-like domain-containing protein — MADFLNAYSIQYWLESCPQGYLEDTEYGHAPGESEPDVVMSDPLLREQAVRLTTQLVLGERCALAASSGLINAAPDEAHKRFLATQTLDEARHVEIFTQRMYDLGVKKSELEDTLKAYGNPNLIRFAEVLLDKVTSGNFVAGVVGQNVILEGMAFAVFEMLAQANGQLNPKFAHTLAGTIADERRHVGFGENAIGGLVRQHPERKEEIEKMQEEMSYYMLATFADQMRAPDTKAAQEAARAARGPSEGPEPQWQGVNLATADPEELEAALANTILGAFRERLARIGIDYRTPRRP, encoded by the coding sequence ATGGCCGACTTCCTGAACGCGTACTCCATCCAGTACTGGCTCGAGTCCTGCCCGCAGGGCTATCTCGAGGACACCGAGTACGGCCACGCGCCGGGCGAGTCCGAGCCCGACGTGGTGATGAGCGACCCGCTGCTGCGCGAGCAGGCGGTGCGTCTCACGACGCAGCTCGTGCTCGGCGAGCGCTGCGCGCTCGCCGCGTCCTCCGGCCTGATCAACGCGGCGCCCGACGAGGCGCACAAGCGCTTCCTCGCGACGCAGACGCTCGACGAGGCCCGCCACGTCGAGATCTTCACGCAACGCATGTACGACCTGGGCGTGAAGAAGTCCGAGCTCGAGGACACGCTCAAGGCCTACGGCAACCCGAACCTGATCCGCTTCGCCGAGGTGCTCCTCGACAAGGTGACGTCGGGCAACTTCGTCGCGGGCGTCGTCGGGCAGAACGTCATCCTCGAGGGCATGGCGTTCGCCGTGTTCGAGATGCTCGCGCAGGCGAACGGCCAGCTGAACCCGAAGTTCGCGCACACGCTCGCCGGCACGATCGCGGACGAGCGGCGCCACGTCGGCTTCGGCGAGAACGCGATCGGCGGCCTCGTGCGACAGCATCCCGAGCGCAAGGAAGAGATCGAGAAGATGCAGGAGGAGATGTCGTACTACATGCTCGCGACGTTCGCCGACCAGATGCGCGCGCCCGACACGAAGGCCGCGCAGGAGGCGGCGCGCGCCGCGCGCGGGCCGAGCGAGGGCCCGGAGCCGCAGTGGCAGGGCGTGAACCTCGCGACCGCCGACCCGGAGGAGCTCGAGGCGGCGCTGGCGAACACGATCCTCGGTGCCTTCCGCGAGCGGCTCGCGCGCAT
- a CDS encoding AAA family ATPase codes for MSEGRQRDDVPAREESILAFEDFELHEATRTLVRGGDVVALTARPFALLAFLCRNRHRFVAKDELIDHVWSDVAVSDASLFTAVREVRRALGDSASHSRFIQTRRRDGYRFVADVAVLERRVENDFVGRRDVLAALVADAHRAADGHGGIVLVAGEPGIGKSRLVEEFAAGQRDVSRAWCWEGDGAPPYWPWIRLLRALCDDPRDAPLRDSIAGSPLAVLLTEWTTDAPPIEGHERPDARFRLFDAVRDLLARAAAARPRVLVIEDLHWADTSTLHLLEFVAHEAARERWLLVGTYRDAEAAPPHPLAETLGRVSRNAGVRVEPLGGLDEASVARLWSRWTGATPDVSQLRDTCARTGGNPLWIRALCGLAAEDASPSGRVHAPVREVLEALARRLAPRTRAVLERAAVLGVEVSLARLAVVCETDERDLDPALRDAQRRGFVVPCAPGRIRFVHALIQESLVANLSHAESAALHARAAHALVAFHRTRAGPHLSEIADHFCRAAAHGEARNAADYSRRACEWALGRLAYDEAAAHARRAGAALEHLGGGHERERCDLLLAEADALARGGRLAESIVASRRAGEIARTHDDGLRLARAAVGSVGRLLPMGVLDADEVDLLGEALRRLGDRSPAMRAELLLRLSAHASAAGDPATSAARLADGAQLAFECGDARVQALALRTQAYNQAGGVDPLARIDAATQAFERAEASGDPETAAMSLFLRVTGSLVRGDLEAADRDARELERRIERQRLLEVEPFLLGHRATRLVMQGRYAEAEPLAIETARAGERIRSPVGSTYFGVPQLADIRRAQGRAAELAGPFAEAANRFPDQVAFLGPVALLLADAGERERARALLRRAAQMGFDRLPVDANRLALIAMFAEAAASLGDVEPVAPLYEMALPHADLYAVAGHAQAFLGPVSFSLGLLAGHAGRDESADAHLADALERAERLDSPPLVARTCWRWAQVLARRSRVDRARVEALLHRAAATAEPIGMQLVLDGVRRERERLAAR; via the coding sequence GTGAGCGAAGGCAGGCAACGAGACGACGTTCCGGCGCGCGAGGAGTCGATCCTCGCGTTCGAGGACTTCGAGCTTCACGAGGCCACGCGGACGCTCGTCCGCGGCGGGGACGTCGTCGCGTTGACCGCGCGCCCCTTCGCCCTGCTCGCCTTCCTGTGCCGCAACCGCCACCGCTTCGTCGCGAAGGACGAGCTGATCGATCACGTGTGGAGCGACGTCGCCGTCTCGGACGCCTCGCTGTTCACCGCCGTCCGCGAGGTGCGCCGCGCGCTCGGCGACAGCGCGAGCCACTCCCGCTTCATCCAGACGCGACGCCGCGACGGCTACCGCTTCGTCGCCGACGTGGCCGTTCTCGAGCGGCGGGTGGAGAACGACTTCGTCGGGCGCCGCGACGTCCTCGCCGCGCTCGTCGCGGACGCGCACCGCGCCGCCGACGGACACGGCGGGATCGTGCTCGTCGCCGGCGAGCCCGGAATCGGGAAGTCGCGCCTCGTCGAGGAGTTCGCGGCGGGCCAGCGCGACGTGAGCCGCGCGTGGTGCTGGGAAGGCGACGGCGCGCCGCCCTATTGGCCGTGGATCCGGCTCCTGCGCGCGCTGTGCGACGACCCGCGCGACGCGCCCCTGCGAGACTCGATCGCCGGCTCGCCGCTCGCCGTGCTCCTCACGGAATGGACGACGGACGCGCCGCCGATCGAGGGCCACGAGCGCCCCGACGCCCGCTTCCGACTGTTCGACGCGGTGCGCGACCTGCTCGCGCGCGCGGCGGCGGCCCGTCCGCGCGTGCTCGTCATCGAGGACCTCCACTGGGCGGACACGTCGACGCTGCACCTGCTCGAGTTCGTCGCGCACGAGGCGGCGCGCGAGCGCTGGCTGCTGGTCGGCACCTACCGCGACGCCGAGGCGGCGCCGCCGCATCCGCTCGCCGAGACGCTCGGGCGCGTCTCGCGCAATGCGGGAGTGCGCGTCGAGCCCCTCGGCGGGCTCGACGAAGCCTCGGTCGCACGGCTCTGGAGCCGCTGGACCGGCGCGACACCGGACGTTTCGCAGCTGCGCGACACGTGCGCGCGGACCGGGGGCAACCCTCTCTGGATCCGCGCCCTGTGCGGTCTCGCCGCCGAGGACGCGAGCCCGTCGGGACGCGTGCACGCGCCGGTGCGCGAGGTGCTCGAGGCGCTGGCGCGACGCCTCGCGCCCCGCACCCGCGCGGTGCTCGAGCGCGCGGCGGTGCTCGGGGTGGAGGTGTCGCTCGCGCGCCTCGCGGTCGTGTGCGAGACCGACGAGCGCGATCTCGACCCCGCCCTGCGCGATGCGCAGCGGCGGGGCTTCGTCGTGCCGTGCGCGCCGGGCCGCATCCGCTTCGTGCACGCCCTCATCCAGGAGTCGCTGGTCGCGAACCTCTCCCACGCGGAGTCGGCGGCCCTGCACGCGCGCGCGGCCCACGCGTTGGTGGCGTTCCACCGGACGCGTGCGGGCCCGCACCTCTCCGAGATCGCAGACCACTTCTGTCGCGCCGCGGCCCATGGAGAGGCGCGCAACGCGGCCGACTACTCGCGGCGGGCGTGCGAGTGGGCCCTCGGTCGGCTCGCCTACGACGAGGCGGCGGCGCACGCGCGCCGTGCGGGCGCGGCGCTCGAGCACCTCGGCGGCGGCCACGAGCGGGAGCGGTGCGACCTGCTCCTCGCCGAGGCCGACGCCCTCGCGCGCGGCGGTCGGCTCGCCGAGTCGATCGTCGCCAGCCGCCGGGCCGGCGAGATCGCGCGCACACACGACGACGGACTCCGGCTCGCGCGCGCGGCGGTCGGCAGCGTCGGTCGGCTCCTGCCCATGGGCGTGCTCGACGCGGACGAGGTCGATCTCCTCGGCGAGGCGCTGCGCCGGCTCGGCGACCGCTCGCCGGCGATGCGCGCCGAGCTGCTGCTGCGGCTCTCCGCGCACGCGAGCGCCGCCGGCGACCCCGCGACGTCGGCGGCGCGGCTCGCGGACGGCGCGCAGCTCGCGTTCGAGTGCGGCGATGCGCGCGTCCAGGCGCTCGCGCTGCGCACGCAGGCCTACAACCAGGCGGGCGGCGTGGACCCGCTCGCGCGGATCGACGCCGCGACCCAGGCGTTCGAGCGCGCGGAGGCGTCGGGCGACCCCGAGACGGCCGCGATGTCGCTCTTCCTGCGCGTCACCGGCAGCCTCGTCCGCGGCGACCTCGAGGCCGCCGACCGCGATGCGCGCGAGCTCGAGCGCCGCATCGAGCGTCAGCGGTTGCTCGAGGTCGAGCCGTTCCTGCTCGGCCATCGCGCGACCCGCCTCGTGATGCAGGGGCGCTATGCCGAGGCCGAGCCGCTCGCGATCGAGACGGCGCGCGCCGGCGAGCGCATCCGTTCGCCCGTCGGGTCGACGTACTTCGGGGTCCCTCAGCTCGCCGACATCCGCCGCGCACAGGGCCGCGCTGCGGAGCTCGCGGGTCCGTTCGCGGAGGCCGCGAACCGGTTCCCGGACCAGGTCGCCTTCCTCGGGCCGGTCGCGCTGCTCCTGGCCGATGCGGGCGAGCGCGAGCGGGCGCGCGCCCTCCTGCGGCGCGCCGCGCAGATGGGCTTCGACCGCCTGCCGGTCGACGCGAACCGGCTGGCGCTGATCGCGATGTTCGCCGAGGCCGCCGCCTCGTTGGGGGACGTCGAGCCCGTCGCTCCGCTCTACGAGATGGCGCTTCCGCACGCCGATCTCTACGCCGTCGCCGGGCACGCGCAGGCCTTCCTCGGCCCCGTGTCGTTCTCGCTCGGCCTCCTCGCGGGCCACGCGGGCCGCGACGAGAGTGCGGATGCGCACCTCGCCGACGCGCTCGAACGCGCCGAACGGCTCGACTCGCCTCCGCTGGTTGCGCGCACGTGCTGGCGCTGGGCGCAGGTGCTGGCGCGCCGGTCGCGGGTCGACCGTGCGCGCGTCGAAGCCCTGCTGCATCGCGCCGCCGCGACGGCCGAGCCGATCGGCATGCAGCTCGTGCTCGACGGCGTTCGGCGCGAGCGCGAACGACTCGCGGCGCGCTAG